A genomic window from Anticarsia gemmatalis isolate Benzon Research Colony breed Stoneville strain chromosome 24, ilAntGemm2 primary, whole genome shotgun sequence includes:
- the LOC142983425 gene encoding facilitated trehalose transporter Tret1-like, protein MINLQNSPLLRQYAVVIAVNLCAFAMALGLVWPSPVLVKLNNSTTSILTRPITEDEGSWIVSIGFLTGITANFLIAFLLERVGRKSFLILSCLPKFITSFMLIYATDVWMILVARGLMGFFDTFIITLVPIYASEIASKEIRGSLGTVFQIVCSFGVVTMLSVGPFISYMTLSVSYTCAIAVTTLPLLLIPDSPYSLYSKGEKSEALKVLTFLRGSEAQANEEIKEYELANNNTNTVSNKEIFKNRLFLKSLFLVVIIGLGLQLVGFNAVSFYLQTILESTQTSVKSETASVIIGMIQLTASFGTTFMTDRFGRKPILCVTCVGMALGMLGLGIFFKLKEGGQVSGFMNFVPLISLILVVYSYSAGLGSLFWVLGAELFDDKSRGTGMSIVIVSTTLTLFFITKYFAFITSAIGAAYTYWVFSINCVLLCLFIMFCIPETKGKSFAEIQDILRKKESDNVSTKC, encoded by the exons ATGATAAATTTGCAGAATAGTCCCCTGCTTCGGCAGTATGCTGTTGTTATAGCCg TGAACCTGTGCGCGTTTGCCATGGCCCTCGGATTAGTGTGGCCTTCCCCAGTCCTGGTGAAGTTGAATAACAGTACAACTTCCATCCTGACCAGACCTATCACTGAAGATGAAGGCTCCTGGATTGTCTCTATCGGATTCTTGACTGGAATAACAg CTAATTTCCTGATAGCGTTTTTACTGGAACGGGTAGGAAGGAAGTCCTTTTTAATCCTGTCCTGCTTACCAAAGTTCATCACTAGTTTCATGTTGATCTACGCCACTGATGTTTGGATGATACTCGTCGCGAGAGGCCTCATGGGCTTCTTTGATACTTTCATCATCACCTTAGTACCTATTTATGCGTCGGAAATTGCTAGT AAAGAGATCCGCGGCAGTCTGGGCACGGTGTTCCAGATCGTGTGTTCTTTCGGAGTGGTGACCATGTTGTCCGTGGGTCCGTTTATATCGTACATGACGTTAAGCGTGTCATACACCTGTGCGATCGCCGTCACCACTCTCCCACTGTTGCTGATACCTGATAGTCCTTATTCTTTGTATTCTAAAG GTGAAAAATCCGAAGCACTTAAAGTCCTAACATTCCTCCGAGGCTCGGAAGCACAAGCGAACGAAGAAATCAAAGAATACGAACTAGCCAACAATAACACTAACACAGTCAGTAACAAAGAAATCTTCAAGAACCGACTATTTCTGAAATCACTATTCTTAGTCGTAATCATCGGTTTGGGACTTCAATTAGTCGGTTTCAATGCGGTCTCTTTTTACTTacaaactatattggagtctACCCAGACGTCGGTTAAGTCTGAGACTGCTTCAGTGATTATTGGTATGATACAGTTGACTGCTAGTTTCGGGACTACGTTCATGACAGATCGGTTTGGAAGGAAACCGATTTTGTGTGTGACTTGCGTTGGAATGGCGCTTGGAATG CTTGGTCTTGGGATCTTCTTCAAGCTGAAGGAGGGTGGTCAAGTGAGCGGGTTCATGAACTTTGTCCCGCTAATATCTTTGATATTAGTTGTCTACAGTTATAGCGCAG GTCTAGGCTCTCTCTTCTGGGTACTAGGAGCGGAACTCTTCGATGACAAATCAAGAGGAACTGGCATGTCAATAGTTATAGTATCAACCACTTTAACATTATTCtttattaccaaatattttGCTTTCATCACTTCGGCCATCGGCGCTGCGTATACGTACTGGGTGTTTAGTATAAATTGTGTGTTGTTGTGTTTGTTCATCATGTTCTGTATTCCTGAAACTAAAGGGAAGAGTTTTGCTGAAATTCAAGATATTTTGAGAAAGAAAGAGTCTGATAATGTTAGCACTAAATGTTAG
- the LOC142983424 gene encoding facilitated trehalose transporter Tret1-like, producing MFKVFNGAISRQYLVIMSANLSMLCFGLAIAWPSPMLVKLKEEEDTGLPRPVTDEEASWIASIGVLCGLPLSCVIGLIMDRIGRKTCLALATIPRLAVALILTFATQIWMVMLARAIDGVITNALVISVLPTYNSEIASKEIRGALGTTSQVVSATGMLILFGIAPFLPYLYVNVLYLCIVAAVTLVTWFLPESPYFLYSKGRKSESIKVLTYLRCSETLAAEEINQYEAALHQQVKKLSTREVFQDPVTLKTLAKVILLSILLELTGFSAMLIYMMEILKSTQTTVSDNVASLVMGFIQLIACFFTILMTDRFGRKPILVTTLFGMAIGMAGLGTFFHLKLHDYHITGFLNFMPLISLILIIFCFNAGLGSLFWVVVPELFDGPARAVGVSIAGATATLFVFLTIKYFPAINKAVGPAPTYWWFTVTCVITGLVIWFFVPETKGRTFGEIQEKLGRKTGKVCEIVDKI from the exons CTAACTTAAGTATGCTGTGCTTCGGCCTAGCAATCGCATGGCCATCTCCAATGCTGGTTAAAttgaaagaagaagaagacactGGTCTGCCGAGACCAGTCACTGATGAAGAGGCGTCCTGGATTGCTTCCATTGGTGTTCTTTGTGGACTACCTT TAAGCTGCGTAATAGGCTTAATAATGGACAGGATAGGTCGTAAGACTTGTTTAGCATTGGCAACAATACCTAGACTGGCTGTAGCCTTAATACTGACCTTCGCTACTCAAATATGGATGGTGATGCTGGCCAGAGCGATTGATGGAGTCATCACCAACGCCCTGGTGATATCTGTTCTTCCTACATACAATTCAGAAATTGCCagt AAAGAAATCCGGGGAGCCTTAGGAACAACCTCGCAAGTGGTTTCTGCGACTGGTATGCTGATCCTGTTTGGTATCGCTCCTTTCCTGCCGTATTTGTACGTGAATGTACTGTACCTGTGCATTGTTGCTGCTGTGACTTTGGTCACGTGGTTCCTGCCGGAGTCGCCTTATTTCTTGTATTCCAAAG ggCGCAAATCAGAATCAATAAAAGTCCTAACCTACCTCCGCTGTTCAGAAACCTTAGCAGCCGAAGAAATAAACCAATACGAAGCCGCATTACACCAGCAGGTGAAAAAACTAAGCACAAGAGAAGTTTTCCAAGACCCGGTCACTTTGAAGACATTGGCTAAAGTGATACTGCTCAGTATATTACTGGAATTGACAGGTTTCAGCGCCATGTTGATATATATGATGGAAATATTAAAGTCCACGCAGACTACAGTCAGTGATAATGTTGCGTCGTTAGTGATGGGTTTTATACAATTGATAGCTTGTTTCTTCACGATATTGATGACGGATAGATTTGGGAGGAAGCCTATATTGGTTACTACGCTGTTCGGAATGGCTATAGGAATG gcCGGTCTGGGTACATTTTTTCATCTGAAGCTACACGATTATCACATCACCGGGTTCCTGAACTTCATGCCTTTAATCTCCTTGATTCTCATAATCTTCTGTTTTAATGCAG GTCTAGGATCCTTATTCTGGGTCGTAGTACCAGAACTCTTTGACGGGCCAGCTCGCGCAGTAGGTGTTTCTATAGCCGGGGCCACGGCTACCCTGTTCGTGTTCCTCACCATCAAGTACTTCCCAGCAATTAACAAGGCGGTCGGTCCAGCACCCACTTATTGGTGGTTCACAGTCACATGTGTCATCACCGGCCTGGTTATTTGGTTCTTTGTACCGGAGACCAAAGGAAGGACCTTTGGAGAGATTCAGGAGAAACTAGGACGGAAGACAGGGAAAGTTTGTGAAATTGTTGACAAAATATAA